The Candidatus Atribacteria bacterium ADurb.Bin276 genome includes a region encoding these proteins:
- the prfA gene encoding Peptide chain release factor 1, producing MWQNKAEELNSRYLELTHLLSDPQITQDLQRYRQLTKAISEIEETAKKYQEYQAAQKNLEEDRNFLKTEQDADLRELLEEEIKALENKLIELEEEIKYLLIPRDPNDKRNTLVEIRAGTGGEEAALFVSDLFRMYSRYAENQGWKCEVMSTNPTELGGFKEIIFAIEGDGAYSKFKYESGVHRVQRVPITEAGGRIHTSTVTVAVLPEAEDVDIDINPEDLRIDVYRSSGHGGQSVNTTDSAVRITHLPSGMMVTCQDEKSQHKNKAKALRILRSRLLEIEQQKQKAEIDRDRKSQIGSGERSERIRTYNYPQNRVTDHRINLTLYKLDLILEGDLNEVIESLAAEERMRMLEKVG from the coding sequence ATGTGGCAAAATAAAGCTGAGGAGTTAAATAGCCGATATCTTGAGCTCACCCATTTATTATCAGATCCCCAAATTACTCAAGATTTACAACGTTATCGACAACTCACTAAAGCTATTTCTGAAATTGAAGAAACTGCTAAGAAATACCAAGAATATCAAGCAGCTCAAAAAAATTTAGAAGAAGATAGAAATTTTCTCAAAACTGAGCAAGACGCGGATTTACGTGAGCTCTTAGAAGAAGAAATTAAAGCATTAGAAAATAAGCTGATTGAGCTGGAAGAGGAGATTAAATATCTACTTATTCCCCGCGATCCTAATGATAAAAGAAATACTCTGGTTGAGATACGAGCGGGAACCGGTGGAGAGGAAGCTGCACTTTTTGTCTCTGACCTCTTTAGAATGTATTCCCGTTATGCTGAAAATCAGGGTTGGAAGTGCGAAGTCATGAGTACTAACCCAACCGAGCTCGGTGGTTTCAAGGAAATTATTTTTGCCATAGAGGGTGATGGTGCCTATAGCAAATTCAAATATGAAAGCGGAGTTCATCGAGTGCAAAGAGTTCCAATAACCGAAGCTGGTGGGAGAATACACACTTCAACTGTAACTGTAGCAGTTCTCCCTGAGGCGGAAGATGTCGACATCGATATCAATCCGGAAGATTTACGCATTGATGTTTATCGTTCATCCGGCCATGGAGGGCAAAGTGTTAATACCACCGATTCAGCAGTGCGGATTACCCACCTTCCTTCCGGCATGATGGTTACCTGCCAAGATGAGAAATCCCAGCATAAAAATAAAGCCAAAGCTCTGCGAATTCTCCGTTCAAGGCTTTTAGAGATTGAACAGCAAAAACAAAAAGCTGAAATCGATCGTGATCGAAAATCCCAAATTGGTAGTGGAGAAAGAAGCGAGAGAATTCGGACTTATAATTATCCTCAAAATAGAGTAACCGATCATCGGATTAATTTAACTCTTTATAAGCTGGATTTGATTTTAGAAGGCGATCTCAATGAAGTCATCGAATCCCTGGCAGCTGAGGAAAGAATGAGAATGTTGGAGAAAGTGGGATAA
- a CDS encoding molybdopterin-guanine dinucleotide biosynthesis protein MobA has translation MTDAIILAGGDSNQEFLKKFGVNNRSLLVIHNKFMIEYVIEALKEVSSIKRIIVVGPVKELKSRIGKSVEEVVPPGNDPFESTLKGLDYLKPEKKVLVISSDIPLIKGEMIEDFFLRCSKQPADFYYPIVRKEVYQKKFGQSKRTFAKLVEGSFGGGNMLLIDPTLVQKKREFISQVIRNRKSPFMIARILGLNIIFKYIFKKLSVKDIEDRVEKILEMKGLAIITPYPEIKFDIDLPEHVDIARKFLKK, from the coding sequence ATGACTGATGCCATCATATTAGCAGGTGGAGATAGTAATCAAGAATTTTTAAAAAAATTTGGTGTGAATAACCGATCACTACTTGTCATTCATAATAAATTTATGATAGAGTATGTAATAGAAGCCCTCAAAGAGGTTTCCTCAATTAAGCGAATCATTGTTGTTGGACCCGTCAAAGAGCTGAAATCCCGGATAGGTAAGTCGGTTGAAGAAGTTGTTCCTCCTGGAAATGATCCTTTTGAAAGCACGTTAAAAGGTCTTGATTACCTCAAACCCGAAAAAAAGGTGCTGGTAATTTCAAGTGATATCCCTCTCATTAAAGGTGAGATGATAGAGGATTTCTTTCTCAGATGCAGCAAACAACCTGCTGATTTTTATTATCCAATTGTTCGGAAGGAAGTGTATCAAAAAAAGTTTGGCCAATCAAAAAGAACTTTTGCTAAATTGGTTGAAGGTTCTTTTGGCGGTGGTAATATGTTACTTATCGATCCCACTCTGGTTCAAAAAAAGAGAGAATTTATTTCTCAGGTCATCAGAAACCGCAAAAGTCCTTTTATGATTGCCAGAATATTAGGTTTGAATATTATTTTTAAATATATTTTTAAAAAACTATCAGTCAAAGATATTGAAGATCGAGTGGAAAAGATTTTAGAAATGAAAGGTTTAGCTATCATTACTCCTTATCCAGAAATCAAGTTTGATATCGATTTACCCGAACACGTGGATATAGCAAGGAAATTTCTTAAAAAATAG
- the tagO gene encoding putative undecaprenyl-phosphate N-acetylglucosaminyl 1-phosphate transferase, with product MGLGIGTLILIFDGVVIEFITLPWNVLWYIGIWGIPFTFFWILGITNSLNLIDGMDGLSSGIAAIAACTLGIIALQHGRWESALISFLLMGSSMGFLPYNFPPAKIFIGDGGALFFGGVLATVSVEGALKSATTFTLAVPILILGIPILDTFFAIVRRKKNKLPITKPDRGHLHHRLLEKGLTQREVILVVYLISASLSILAILIDRFLVNSTYSLLLTLVLFYVSWKWGKHLGVTELSCGTQSTKKV from the coding sequence TTGGGTCTTGGTATTGGTACTCTCATTCTTATTTTTGATGGAGTGGTTATTGAGTTTATCACTTTACCGTGGAATGTTCTCTGGTACATTGGGATTTGGGGAATTCCCTTTACTTTCTTCTGGATATTAGGCATTACCAATTCCTTAAATCTTATCGATGGAATGGATGGTTTATCCAGTGGAATTGCTGCCATTGCAGCCTGTACTTTAGGGATTATTGCTCTTCAACATGGGAGGTGGGAATCAGCTTTAATCTCTTTTTTGTTAATGGGTTCTTCAATGGGATTTCTTCCGTATAACTTCCCACCAGCTAAAATATTTATTGGTGATGGAGGAGCACTCTTTTTTGGGGGAGTTTTAGCAACCGTATCGGTAGAAGGAGCCCTTAAAAGTGCCACCACTTTTACCTTGGCCGTTCCCATTCTTATTCTGGGAATTCCAATACTCGATACCTTTTTTGCCATCGTTCGCCGCAAAAAGAATAAACTGCCTATAACCAAGCCGGATCGTGGCCATCTTCATCATCGATTATTAGAAAAAGGCTTAACTCAAAGAGAAGTTATTTTAGTTGTATACTTGATTAGTGCTAGCCTCAGTATCCTTGCCATTTTAATTGACCGCTTTTTGGTGAATAGCACCTATTCTCTCCTACTTACCTTAGTGCTCTTCTATGTCTCTTGGAAATGGGGAAAACATTTAGGTGTGACGGAGCTTTCTTGTGGGACTCAAAGCACCAAAAAGGTATAA
- the rpmE gene encoding 50S ribosomal protein L31, whose product MKKDIHPNYKETRVICACGNSFVTRSTKTPEIRVEICASCHPFFTGQQKLIDTAGRVEKFRAKYGDNF is encoded by the coding sequence ATGAAAAAAGATATTCATCCCAATTATAAAGAGACACGAGTTATTTGTGCTTGTGGGAATAGCTTTGTAACTCGTTCTACCAAAACACCGGAAATAAGAGTAGAGATTTGTGCCAGCTGTCACCCGTTCTTTACTGGACAGCAAAAATTAATCGATACTGCTGGTCGAGTTGAGAAATTCCGGGCAAAATACGGCGACAATTTTTAG
- the ispE gene encoding 4-diphosphocytidyl-2-C-methyl-D-erythritol kinase produces MKNDTIYRFRSYAKINWFLKIGQQRTDGYHDILSVMQLINFYDIIDFYFNNQNCDEIQCNYEIPTGKKSLLGRLFHLLRELNPHIKERYFGVKIIKNIPPSSGLGGASSNVANLLKKMNEILQLSFENEKLIELSAKLGSDIPFFTTGYPFAIISGKGEKVIPLHQPPEKYIVLVFPKVGIDTSWAYREWDIEQEQQNCQNLPSVKNFLIDFNPSQIEKYIWNDFEKIVYKRMPEFAEYKKTLEQMGCSSVFMTGSGSSIIGVAPNQEKAVDIVKRLNQKGIHSRWSTTIYKVDSNPIIVKEGGEEP; encoded by the coding sequence ATGAAAAACGACACTATTTATCGATTCCGTTCTTATGCAAAAATAAATTGGTTTTTAAAAATTGGTCAACAACGTACGGATGGATATCATGATATATTATCGGTAATGCAACTTATCAATTTTTATGATATTATTGATTTTTATTTTAACAACCAAAATTGTGATGAAATTCAATGTAATTATGAAATACCGACTGGGAAGAAAAGTTTGCTTGGGCGTTTATTTCATCTCCTGCGTGAATTAAATCCCCACATTAAAGAGCGGTATTTCGGTGTTAAAATAATTAAGAATATTCCTCCTTCTAGTGGTTTGGGAGGTGCTAGCAGCAACGTAGCAAACTTATTAAAAAAAATGAATGAAATACTACAATTATCTTTCGAAAATGAGAAACTAATTGAATTATCAGCAAAACTCGGTTCTGATATTCCTTTCTTTACAACTGGTTACCCCTTTGCAATAATAAGTGGGAAAGGCGAAAAAGTTATTCCTCTTCATCAGCCACCGGAAAAATATATTGTTCTGGTTTTTCCAAAAGTGGGTATTGATACCAGTTGGGCATACCGAGAATGGGATATTGAACAAGAGCAACAAAATTGCCAGAATTTGCCTTCGGTGAAGAATTTTTTAATTGACTTTAATCCAAGCCAGATAGAAAAATATATCTGGAATGACTTTGAAAAAATTGTTTATAAACGCATGCCAGAATTTGCTGAATATAAAAAAACTTTAGAACAAATGGGATGTTCTTCGGTTTTTATGACCGGAAGCGGTTCATCGATCATAGGTGTTGCACCAAATCAAGAAAAAGCTGTTGATATTGTCAAGAGACTGAACCAAAAAGGAATTCATTCTCGGTGGTCGACAACGATTTATAAAGTTGATAGTAATCCAATAATTGTCAAAGAGGGAGGGGAAGAACCATGA
- a CDS encoding hypothetical protein (Transcription termination factor Rho) produces MSTDSNQVDLELEEKELEKEPEKEKTRAELQFSLGELKIKSNNELGDIAQKMGIVGYSRKRKSELIFEILKKATESKGYIFSEGILEITIEGYGFLRTSDDFTVSENDVYVSPSQIKRFALSSGDKVAGQVRPPKEGERYYALLRIEAINDEDPEQAKKRPLFENLTPIFPNLQFVLETTPNEISTRIIDLFSPIGVGQRGLIVAPPKAGKTVLLEKIANGITTNYPNVVLIVLLIDERPEEVTQMERSVKGYVIASTFDQKPENHIRVAELTLERAKRLVEEGKDVVILLDSITRLARTNNLVVPNTGKTLSGGIDSSALHWPKRFFGAARNIEEGGSLTILATALVETGSRMDEVIYEEFKGTGNMELHLSRALSESRIFPAIDIHRSGTRKEELLIKQNDLERIWMLRKLLANVDQQEGAQMVIDRMKNTKSNREFLKMIDHVLKNSR; encoded by the coding sequence TTGAGTACAGACAGCAATCAAGTTGATTTAGAATTAGAGGAAAAAGAGTTAGAAAAAGAACCTGAAAAAGAAAAAACCAGAGCGGAATTGCAGTTTTCCTTAGGAGAACTAAAAATCAAATCCAATAACGAACTGGGAGATATTGCCCAAAAAATGGGTATAGTTGGCTATAGTCGAAAGAGAAAAAGCGAACTGATATTTGAAATATTAAAAAAGGCGACTGAATCGAAAGGTTATATTTTCAGCGAAGGTATTTTAGAAATCACTATCGAAGGATATGGTTTTCTCCGAACTTCAGATGATTTTACTGTCAGCGAAAACGATGTTTACGTTTCACCATCACAAATCAAACGTTTTGCTTTAAGTAGTGGTGATAAAGTTGCCGGACAGGTAAGACCACCAAAAGAAGGGGAAAGATATTATGCCCTGCTTCGAATTGAAGCTATTAACGATGAAGATCCAGAGCAAGCCAAAAAAAGACCCCTTTTTGAAAATTTAACCCCAATTTTTCCCAATCTCCAGTTTGTATTAGAAACTACACCCAATGAAATTTCTACAAGAATCATCGATCTTTTTTCTCCTATTGGTGTAGGGCAGCGAGGTCTTATTGTAGCACCACCAAAAGCTGGAAAAACCGTATTGTTGGAAAAAATAGCCAATGGGATTACTACCAACTACCCCAACGTTGTTCTGATTGTTTTATTGATCGACGAACGTCCTGAAGAAGTTACCCAAATGGAACGCTCGGTGAAGGGTTATGTTATTGCCTCAACTTTTGACCAAAAACCGGAAAATCATATTCGTGTTGCAGAACTTACTTTGGAAAGGGCAAAACGATTGGTAGAAGAGGGGAAGGATGTTGTCATTTTGCTTGACAGTATAACCCGGTTGGCACGAACCAATAATTTGGTCGTTCCCAATACTGGAAAAACCCTTTCAGGTGGAATTGATTCTTCAGCTCTCCATTGGCCAAAAAGATTTTTTGGAGCTGCTCGGAATATCGAAGAAGGTGGGAGTCTGACCATTTTAGCAACCGCACTGGTTGAAACCGGATCCCGTATGGATGAAGTCATTTACGAAGAATTTAAGGGAACCGGAAACATGGAGCTTCATCTTAGCCGGGCTTTATCGGAAAGTAGAATATTTCCAGCCATTGATATCCATCGATCAGGGACACGAAAAGAAGAGCTGCTGATTAAACAAAATGATTTAGAAAGAATTTGGATGTTGAGAAAGCTTTTAGCCAATGTTGACCAACAAGAAGGAGCTCAAATGGTTATCGACCGTATGAAAAATACTAAATCAAATCGAGAATTTTTGAAAATGATTGATCATGTGTTGAAAAACTCCCGTTAA
- the mnaA gene encoding UDP-N-acetylglucosamine 2-epimerase: MGLKAPKRYKIAFVAGTRPEIIKTAPVYLAVARQPDLQPVFINTGQHREMSHMFLNLFNIVSDYDLNIMKPEQSLSSLSASILQELERILQRENPDWVLVQGDTTSAFCGALSAFYQKIAIGHIEAGLRTGDIYSPFPEEMNRILVGRLSTYHYAPTQKAKDNLLNEGISPNKIMITGNTVVDALYWIQSQNKQISSSDISRLLSSNPNQRLVLVTAHRRENWEGGIANVAEAVVRLAKRFPDIVFIFSVHPNPVVKDQVYAILSNQANVFLHDPLDYFDFIKVLNQSLLAISDSGGVQEEAPSLGVPVIITRSTTERPEILGTGMGYLAGTDQTTIINLATELLTKKQARKAQNIFGDGFASQRIVQSILFSLGKIPKRPDEFDY, from the coding sequence GTGGGACTCAAAGCACCAAAAAGGTATAAAATAGCCTTTGTTGCCGGAACTCGACCGGAAATAATCAAAACAGCACCAGTTTATCTTGCCGTTGCCCGCCAACCAGATTTACAGCCGGTTTTTATTAATACCGGACAACACCGGGAAATGTCTCACATGTTTTTAAATTTGTTCAATATAGTTTCTGATTACGACCTCAATATTATGAAACCGGAACAATCCCTTAGCTCGTTATCTGCATCTATTCTTCAGGAATTAGAAAGGATTCTTCAGAGAGAAAATCCCGATTGGGTTCTGGTTCAAGGTGATACGACTTCAGCTTTTTGTGGTGCCTTATCAGCCTTTTATCAAAAGATCGCTATTGGTCATATTGAAGCTGGACTCCGTACTGGTGATATCTACAGTCCCTTTCCTGAAGAAATGAATCGTATTTTAGTTGGACGTTTGAGCACCTACCATTATGCTCCTACCCAGAAAGCAAAAGATAACCTTTTAAATGAAGGAATTTCACCGAACAAGATAATGATAACAGGGAATACTGTTGTAGATGCCCTTTATTGGATTCAATCTCAAAATAAGCAGATTAGTTCTTCAGATATAAGTCGATTATTATCATCCAATCCCAATCAAAGATTGGTTCTGGTAACTGCTCATCGGAGAGAAAATTGGGAGGGTGGCATTGCGAACGTAGCAGAAGCGGTAGTTCGTTTAGCCAAGCGTTTTCCTGATATTGTTTTTATTTTTTCAGTTCATCCTAACCCGGTGGTAAAGGATCAAGTATATGCAATTCTTTCTAACCAGGCTAACGTTTTTCTTCATGACCCACTGGATTATTTTGATTTTATAAAAGTATTAAACCAAAGTCTGCTGGCGATTAGCGATTCAGGTGGTGTACAAGAAGAAGCTCCGTCTTTGGGAGTTCCGGTTATAATCACCAGGAGTACGACCGAAAGACCTGAAATCCTCGGAACAGGTATGGGGTATTTAGCTGGAACCGACCAGACTACCATCATTAACCTTGCTACTGAGCTATTGACAAAAAAACAAGCAAGAAAAGCTCAAAATATTTTTGGAGACGGATTTGCCTCGCAAAGAATTGTTCAATCCATCCTTTTTTCCCTTGGAAAGATACCAAAAAGACCGGATGAATTTGATTATTAA
- the thyX gene encoding Thymidylate synthase ThyX translates to MKVTLISSTPNPELTIARAARLCYRRSYDEDITLEKAQKLIREIVARGHESVLEHASFTFLIGGISRAASHQLVRHRIASYSQQSQRYIHFKNPEFVIPPSIKEDETLFDHFREQIQKSSDIYQEMIKMGIAEEDARYILPQAITSQIILTANAREYLHILKLRLCSRSQWEIRMIATAIFKILKELSPIIFESAGPPCATGICPEGDKGCGHPWSKR, encoded by the coding sequence ATGAAGGTAACGCTTATAAGCTCAACACCGAATCCTGAGCTAACCATTGCAAGAGCTGCACGTCTCTGCTATCGAAGAAGTTATGATGAAGACATAACATTAGAAAAAGCTCAAAAACTTATACGAGAAATCGTAGCCCGTGGCCATGAATCGGTTTTAGAACACGCTTCTTTTACCTTTTTAATTGGGGGAATTTCCCGAGCTGCTTCACATCAGTTGGTTCGTCATCGCATAGCTTCCTACTCTCAACAAAGCCAACGATATATTCATTTTAAAAATCCAGAATTTGTCATTCCGCCTTCAATTAAAGAAGATGAAACCTTATTTGATCATTTTCGGGAGCAGATACAGAAAAGTTCCGATATATATCAAGAAATGATTAAAATGGGAATAGCAGAAGAAGACGCTCGTTATATATTACCACAGGCTATTACCAGCCAAATTATATTAACGGCCAATGCCCGTGAATATCTCCATATTTTAAAGCTTCGGCTTTGTAGTCGATCTCAATGGGAAATAAGGATGATTGCCACCGCAATATTTAAAATTTTAAAGGAATTATCACCAATTATTTTTGAAAGCGCCGGTCCGCCGTGTGCAACCGGAATCTGCCCCGAAGGGGATAAAGGATGTGGACATCCGTGGAGCAAAAGATAA
- the prmC gene encoding Release factor glutamine methyltransferase, which yields MSKVRDVWSNLVLTLRKHNLPGASREARFLLSGVLSASPSHIYLYWDQDLSVEKIEKLNIMIKERLDGVPLQYILKEWEFFSLQFYLEKGVFIPRLDTESWLEEAIITIRSRYENQPVKLCDLCCGSGVIGLTVAYWLTKVQVVAIDRSKLACDLTQHNAQKLGLEERISVWQSDLFNEIQTTDELQFDFILSNPPYVKEEEWNTLSPEIRLHEPKDALVSGSEGLDLIYRILNESSPYLKSQGYLYIEHDPSQVEAIADLSLKTHFKKDHVIFDYQKRPRATVFRRN from the coding sequence ATGTCAAAAGTGAGAGATGTTTGGAGTAATCTGGTTCTCACTTTACGTAAACATAACTTACCCGGAGCCTCCCGAGAAGCTCGTTTTTTGTTGTCTGGAGTTCTTTCTGCTTCACCTTCACATATTTATCTTTATTGGGATCAAGATTTGTCAGTTGAAAAGATTGAAAAGCTCAATATCATGATAAAAGAACGACTTGACGGAGTTCCTCTTCAATACATACTCAAAGAATGGGAGTTTTTTTCTCTCCAATTTTATTTAGAGAAAGGAGTTTTTATACCAAGGTTGGATACTGAATCTTGGTTGGAGGAAGCAATTATTACCATCAGATCTCGCTATGAAAACCAACCAGTCAAGTTGTGTGATCTTTGTTGTGGTTCAGGCGTAATTGGTTTAACCGTTGCATATTGGCTGACCAAAGTACAGGTAGTTGCCATTGATCGATCAAAATTAGCCTGTGATTTGACTCAACATAATGCCCAAAAATTGGGCTTAGAAGAAAGAATATCAGTATGGCAATCAGATTTGTTTAATGAAATCCAAACTACTGATGAACTACAATTTGATTTCATTTTGTCAAATCCACCTTATGTTAAAGAAGAAGAATGGAATACCCTGTCTCCTGAGATACGACTTCATGAACCAAAAGATGCGTTGGTTTCGGGTTCAGAAGGCTTGGACCTCATCTATCGAATCTTGAATGAATCATCCCCTTACTTGAAAAGCCAGGGTTACCTTTATATCGAACATGATCCTTCTCAAGTTGAAGCCATTGCAGATCTTTCTTTAAAAACCCATTTTAAAAAAGATCATGTCATTTTTGATTATCAAAAAAGACCTCGAGCTACAGTTTTTAGACGAAATTGA
- the murI gene encoding Glutamate racemase, whose amino-acid sequence MGSNSNPIGVIDSGVGGLSMVIALDQLLSSEEIVYVADPLHFPYGEKAKNELIHIVSSLVSYLNENLKAKLIITACGTISSNCLEELSALFQVPIIGIIDPASREAVRKTKTGKVVVLATSATVKSSTFQKHIQRIHSSITVKEEAWPEFVEAVEKGLHQTDDWRKWIHTQLIGFQQENFDTIIMGCTHFALISSFFQDIAETTFEIINPAIATAQEVKEYLAKSNLLNPSELSKKRIIVRGNSTNMKKTIQKYTDLQKINIEAFPEKIIENFINKAQRYCTPASTPM is encoded by the coding sequence TTGGGTAGTAATTCAAATCCTATTGGTGTGATTGATTCCGGTGTCGGAGGACTCAGCATGGTCATTGCTTTAGATCAGTTGCTTTCATCGGAAGAAATAGTTTACGTCGCTGACCCTCTTCATTTTCCTTATGGAGAAAAGGCTAAAAATGAACTGATTCATATTGTTTCTTCATTGGTTTCCTACTTGAATGAGAATTTAAAAGCAAAGCTTATAATAACCGCTTGCGGAACAATCAGCTCAAACTGCCTGGAGGAACTGTCAGCTTTGTTTCAAGTTCCCATTATTGGTATTATAGATCCTGCTTCCAGAGAAGCTGTAAGGAAAACCAAAACCGGCAAGGTCGTTGTGTTAGCGACTTCAGCAACTGTAAAAAGTAGTACTTTCCAAAAGCATATACAAAGAATTCATTCTTCCATTACCGTTAAAGAGGAAGCTTGGCCGGAATTTGTTGAAGCGGTTGAAAAAGGACTGCATCAAACCGATGATTGGAGAAAATGGATTCATACTCAGCTGATTGGTTTTCAACAAGAAAATTTTGATACCATCATTATGGGTTGTACCCATTTTGCTTTAATATCATCTTTTTTTCAAGATATTGCTGAAACTACGTTTGAAATTATTAATCCAGCAATAGCAACTGCTCAAGAAGTAAAAGAATATTTAGCAAAATCAAATTTGTTAAATCCATCGGAGCTAAGTAAAAAGAGAATTATTGTGCGGGGAAACAGCACAAACATGAAAAAAACGATTCAAAAATACACCGATTTACAAAAAATTAATATTGAGGCATTTCCTGAGAAGATTATTGAAAACTTCATCAACAAAGCTCAGAGATATTGTACTCCGGCCTCAACTCCAATGTAA
- a CDS encoding tRNA-specific adenosine deaminase, with protein MNTRPDWDEYFMSIAELVSTRSTCLRRKVGAVLVLDRRILATGYNGAPSGLVHCTLETCLRGKRQIPSGSQQELCRGLHAEQNVIIQAALHGVSTKESILYCTHKPCSLCAKMIINAGISRIVYQNPYPDPLGDELVSEAGLEVCIFKGGCES; from the coding sequence ATGAACACACGACCGGATTGGGATGAATATTTTATGTCAATTGCCGAGTTGGTCAGCACTCGGTCGACCTGTTTAAGAAGAAAAGTTGGAGCGGTGCTGGTTCTTGATCGGAGGATTCTGGCCACTGGTTATAACGGTGCTCCCAGTGGATTAGTTCATTGCACTTTGGAAACCTGTTTGCGAGGGAAGCGGCAAATTCCTTCCGGAAGTCAACAGGAACTCTGTCGAGGGTTACATGCTGAACAAAATGTTATAATACAAGCAGCTCTTCATGGAGTGAGTACCAAGGAATCGATTTTATATTGTACGCACAAACCCTGTTCGCTTTGTGCTAAAATGATTATTAATGCTGGGATTTCGAGAATAGTCTATCAAAATCCCTATCCTGATCCCTTGGGAGATGAGTTGGTGAGCGAAGCAGGCTTAGAAGTATGCATATTTAAAGGTGGGTGTGAATCGTGA
- the ywlF_1 gene encoding putative sugar phosphate isomerase YwlF has protein sequence MKIALGCDHGGFELKEDLKNFLIEQGYEVIDYGTNSPEMIDYPDIAFPLAKDVAKGKCERGIICCGTGVGVSIAANKVHGIRAANCHDTFSARASREHNNANILTLGGRVIGKGLAQEIVQVWLKSEFIEGRHLRRINKISDYEK, from the coding sequence ATGAAAATAGCTTTGGGTTGCGATCATGGAGGCTTTGAACTCAAGGAAGATTTGAAAAATTTTTTAATAGAACAAGGATATGAAGTGATTGATTATGGGACTAATAGCCCTGAAATGATTGATTATCCTGATATCGCATTTCCCTTAGCTAAAGATGTAGCCAAGGGAAAGTGCGAAAGAGGAATTATCTGTTGCGGAACCGGTGTTGGTGTCTCAATAGCTGCCAATAAAGTTCATGGAATTCGAGCAGCCAACTGTCATGATACTTTTTCAGCAAGAGCGTCAAGAGAACATAATAATGCAAATATTCTCACTCTCGGAGGACGAGTGATTGGAAAGGGTCTAGCCCAGGAAATTGTTCAAGTTTGGTTAAAATCAGAATTTATCGAGGGTCGACACCTGAGACGTATCAATAAAATCTCGGATTATGAAAAGTAA